The window ctaatttttttcttggctttttttttaagtttaagtggtttttaatttaatctttcaattcgaattaatgatattatattttccaatttgatccttattgttttcatttgtaaTTTCTTTATTGGCCCTTTTGTAAAACTTATTACTCTTTTCTATTTCACTCTTtaattaacattgtttttattttttatgttaattttgatctgtattcttttaaaaaaatttatcctttgacgaaattgatgtttttctcaatttcacccatcaattaaaaattagatttattttaaattttaattttgatccctattcttttcatttgtatttttaaattcttttgtataattaagatttttttttaattttatccttcaatatttaattgactAGTAATTGAGCCTCATAATTTTTCCAGCTTAAGTGTTTTGGGTCTAATGATTTGGATCATAAGTTTAAAAcgttaacatgatttaaaaaaaaaaaactttataattctctttattttattttattagaatattCAAATCTTATGATTGGATAACATGTTTCCTTGGATGTCCCAGTTGCATTGATCGGGTTACATGTTTTTCATAATCAAGTttcttatgtcatttttttaccTTATTTCTTAACATCATTTTTTGTACAAAAAGAATATAGCCCGGCTCCACGGTGAAGTGCATGCACCAAAGGCTAGTATATATTATCTAACTAAAAGATTTGAAATAACAATACTACTActgtaattaattgtttttttttaaacgctAAAACACAAGGCAAATTCGTTATTCATAGACACAGATCACTATTTACCATGAGttctttataattaaaacaCCTTCAACGTATTCATATTCTATATAAATATCAgttaattttagtatattaaaatgtttaaaaccAAACTATAAAAGCTTCTTAACTCTCAAAATAAATTCCAGTTTTTAACTACTAAATTTTActaattagaaataattttttaaaaagttgtaaaaactctaaaaaaaaataatattaaaaacatactAGAACTCTTTGGTAATATATCAAGAAGAGACAACAAACTTTGAGGCTAAAAAATATTCAGGCGAGTTGCACTTTTTGGCATGTTACTAattagaaatgattttttataaagttgtaaaaactcaaaaaaaataataattaaaaacacactCAAACTCTTTTGTAATATATTAAGCATAAACAAGAAACTTTGAGGCTATAGAAGATGTGGATGTGGGTGAATTGCACTCTTTGGTACGTTATTTGCTAGATACGCATCCACTGTTATGAGAATGCAGCggaaacataaatattatatatgcttGGGAGAAGGAAGTTAGTATTTGGTACTTACACAATGCAGGAGAAGGAAGTTTGAATATTGACTGGCCAACAGGCTATGATATATGCTTGCAAGTAGCAAGAAGTCTAGCTTATCCGCATGAGGAGTCAAGGATTCGAATTGTCCATAGAGATATGAAGGTCAGTAATATTCTGCTTGATTCTGATCTCATTCCAAAAACTTCAGATTTTGGTTTAGCCAAACTTTACAATGATAAGAAGACCCGTATAAGCACCCGTGTTGCAGGAACAATGTGAGATCTTGGACTGCAAAAcccttcaatttctttaaatttaagcAATCATCCTTCTACTCAAATCATGTCTAGAAGCATTAACTGTGCAACCATATGTACTAGTGTTATTGACCCTGTCAGTACTAATTTAGTGGATATCTTGCTCCGGAGCATGCGATGCATGGACACCTGAAAGAAAAGCTGATGTATTTGCATGGTGTTGTGGCTCTGGAAATCATAAGCAGAAGGCCAAGTTCGGACTCGAGCTTGGAAATGGAAAGGATATACCTTCTTGAATGGGTATGTTATATGACACTTGTAACCCACTTACTGCAAAATTTTTGCCACATTTCACTCTGGCCAgtttatatcaaatcaattgcATTTCATCAATATAAGTGGTTACTTTCATTTCAGGCCTGGCACCTAAATGAAAACAACCGTGAAGGTGAGCTAGTAGACTCCAGATTATCTGAATCTAATGAGGAAGAAgcaaatttttatttactcaAAGCATTTTATGTACTCAAACTTCACCTATGCTACGGCCATCAATGTCGTGTGTCGTTGCTATGCTATCTGGTGATATCGAAGTGAGTAGTGTAACGTCAAAAACTGGATACTTGAATTACTGGAAATTTGATGATACAAGCAGCTTTATGAATGATGGTGCAACGAGAACATCTGATACTAGCCACTACAATTCATCTACAAGCACCAGCATTGAGAACAACACAGAATTTCACACCAAACACCACCGATCCCATGCTCAATAACATTATCGGACAGGGCAGATGACGATTTTCTTGTATCAGTGCcagtacattttttttttctttaaggcTTGTTCTGAAAGTTCACATGCCTGTTCTATTAATGGATTTGTGCAATCATGTACATAATTACAAGACACACAACGACCGCTGTTTAAAATGAGTTTTCCTTTAGGTTGGAGTCTTAAATCTTGTTACTGGTGAAATGGAATTTCTTGAAACAGCTATAACATTATCATTGATATGTAAAGAGGAGGTGGCGATCCTTATTTAGCTACACGTATTTTGCAGCCCGTCCAGGATCCAGCAAGTTCCTAAAGGAGTGATTTGATTCTGATTTCTTCAGTTTTATCAGATGTGTTTAGGAGATGTGCAAGATACTATTGTCATTAGCATAGTTGATCTCTATGTTTCCTTTTGATGTTGAATACAAATTCTGTGCTGTAATGGTAAATGGGCAAGGAAGTGGAAATTTTTCTGAATTTTGGTAGGATGTCTTAACTACATGTTTTTATAGTTCAAATCCCTTGCATGTACTATGAAACCGGACTCTGTTTCTGTTGCCATTGTCCCTCATAGAAGCCCTTGCAAAGAAGAGGTGGTGTCCACTGAAGTATTTGAAAACTCTTCATGCGGTGGATATCTATACCTTTCTTCACCCATGAAGAGAAGAGAGCTGATTTTCATCTAAGCCTTTGCAGCTATCCATTCTGGTCACTGTCATTGACTTATTCGGTGTGGCTAGGTCTCAAACTagagaaaagggaaaggaaaaaaaactgtttCAATTAGTATTCttaatttcatgaataaaaCAGATGGAACCGTTTTTATCTATAATCTACCGATACTCCCAGCTAGGTAAACAACAGCTGCATTAAGccttaaaaataaagaagaacaaaagaaaacagatgGGCTCTGCAATTCAAACTTCAGTATTTCATTTgccaaaatttattaaacatatcACAAATTAGAATCGTCAAAGAGCAAGAGATTCGTACTTGTTTCAAcattaattctttcaaataaaattttcccAAATTACAGAAACAAAGTAGTTTCATAGCTCCCCATCCAATTCAATGACAGAAACAAAGGGTCTTCTGCCATGGAAAaccaaattacataaaaaaaaaaccccatttTGAATCCAATCCGATCAATTACACAGAATAATCCTTGTCAACCCTAGAACAAGACAAGACAcactaaagaaaaacaaagtaacaAAATCCCTAGCAGACCATTTCCTTACAACCTTTGTTTCAACTCTCAAACTCTTAGCTCTTCGAAGTGCATCAACTTCTTTCAAGAGATCAAACTCCCCTCCTTTCTTCTTCAACTCCTCAACACACTTAGCCAGCAACTGAccatcttctttctctctctctaacagCTTCTCTAAATGGCATTCAATATCAGTTTTATATCTAACAGCCCAAATAATCCCTAAAGAGCACAGAAGAGAGCACAATGAAGGGATCCATGATCTCTTGCAAGATTCTGACCCTTTAGCTCCAAAAGGGTCT is drawn from Populus nigra chromosome 5, ddPopNigr1.1, whole genome shotgun sequence and contains these coding sequences:
- the LOC133694222 gene encoding uncharacterized protein LOC133694222, whose product is MADQSANPSSTMEPKQQHPLHQIAETPTHKLLLKQWLKEEELIFNRISLKETQIDSVCKEITQLYIFFFLFHSISLLLLFNASSKDPFGAKGSESCKRSWIPSLCSLLCSLGIIWAVRYKTDIECHLEKLLEREKEDGQLLAKCVEELKKKGGEFDLLKEVDALRRAKSLRVETKVVRKWSARDFVTLFFFSVSCLVLGLTRIILCN